From the Chitinolyticbacter meiyuanensis genome, one window contains:
- the hprK gene encoding HPr(Ser) kinase/phosphatase, translated as MPQITVRQLFIDNAEKLRLTWVAGQSGANSLLTNDASEQKPKLALVGHLNFIHPNRVQVLGIAEVSYFQGLSADAQKESVERLFANEMAAMIVANSQPVPDALKEAAERYHVPLLTSPEQSPYLMDVLRYYLAKALAVSTHLHGVFLDVLEVGVLLTGESSMGKSELALELISRGHGLVADDVVEVYRTNPETLEGRCPPMLRDFLEVRGIGVLNIRTIFGETAVRPKKTLKLIIHLAKASGETLAPIDRLQMQAATQEILGVPIRKLVIPVAAGRNLAVLVEAAVRNYILQLRGIDSTREFIERHQRFMEMGE; from the coding sequence ATGCCACAGATCACCGTCCGCCAGCTGTTCATCGACAACGCCGAGAAGCTACGCCTCACCTGGGTGGCCGGGCAGTCCGGTGCCAACAGCCTGCTGACCAATGATGCGAGCGAGCAAAAACCCAAGCTCGCCCTCGTCGGTCACCTGAATTTCATCCACCCCAACCGGGTGCAGGTGCTCGGCATCGCCGAGGTCAGCTATTTCCAGGGCCTGTCGGCCGACGCACAGAAGGAGTCGGTGGAGCGGCTGTTCGCCAACGAGATGGCGGCGATGATCGTCGCCAACAGCCAGCCGGTGCCCGACGCGCTGAAGGAAGCGGCCGAGCGCTATCACGTGCCGCTGCTCACCAGTCCCGAGCAGTCGCCCTACCTGATGGACGTGCTGCGCTATTACCTTGCCAAGGCGCTGGCGGTCTCCACCCATCTGCATGGCGTGTTCCTCGACGTGCTCGAAGTCGGCGTGCTGCTGACCGGCGAATCATCGATGGGCAAGTCCGAGCTCGCGCTGGAGTTGATCTCGCGCGGCCACGGCCTCGTCGCCGACGATGTGGTCGAGGTCTACCGCACCAATCCGGAAACGCTGGAAGGCCGCTGCCCACCCATGTTGCGCGACTTCCTCGAGGTGCGCGGCATCGGCGTGTTGAACATCCGCACCATCTTCGGCGAGACCGCGGTCCGGCCGAAGAAGACGCTCAAGCTCATCATCCATCTGGCCAAGGCCAGCGGCGAGACGCTGGCGCCGATCGACCGGCTGCAGATGCAGGCGGCGACGCAGGAAATCCTCGGCGTGCCAATCCGCAAGCTGGTGATCCCCGTGGCCGCTGGCCGCAACCTCGCCGTGCTGGTCGAGGCGGCAGTGCGCAACTACATCCTGCAGCTGCGCGGCATCGACTCGACGCGCGAATTCATCGAGCGCCACCAGCGCTTCATGGAGATGGGCGAATGA
- the rapZ gene encoding RNase adapter RapZ: MSRRQQVILLSGVSGAGKSVALRALEDLGYFCIDNLPAPLLPQSVALLDEDGYPKVAIAIDVRSAHSISSLPEHLDALFELNLDVRLLFLEAKTEMLVKRFSETRRSHPLASGELTVFEAIALEREMLAYFSEQAHRIDTSELSASQLRSWIREFVALDRSRLTLIFESFGFKQGIPLDADFVFDARCLPNPHYDPQLRPLTGRDQPVIDFLERESMVGKYLTHVLGFMERWLPEFERDNRSYVTVAIGCTGGQHRSVYLAEQLGKHFGKTRQTLVRHRERPELAPLR; the protein is encoded by the coding sequence GTGAGTCGTCGGCAGCAGGTCATCCTGCTGTCGGGCGTATCCGGCGCGGGCAAGAGCGTGGCGTTGCGCGCGCTCGAGGATCTCGGCTACTTCTGCATCGACAATCTGCCGGCGCCCTTGCTGCCGCAATCGGTGGCACTGCTCGACGAGGACGGCTATCCCAAGGTCGCCATCGCCATCGATGTGCGCAGTGCGCACAGCATCTCCTCGCTACCCGAACACCTCGATGCGCTGTTCGAGCTCAACCTCGACGTGCGGCTGCTGTTCCTTGAGGCCAAGACCGAGATGCTGGTCAAGCGCTTCTCCGAAACCCGGCGCAGCCACCCGCTGGCCAGCGGCGAGCTCACGGTGTTCGAGGCAATCGCGCTGGAGCGCGAGATGCTGGCGTATTTTTCGGAGCAGGCGCATCGCATCGACACCAGCGAGCTATCGGCCTCGCAATTGCGCAGCTGGATCCGCGAGTTCGTCGCGCTCGATCGCTCGCGGCTCACGCTGATCTTCGAATCATTCGGCTTCAAGCAGGGCATTCCACTCGACGCCGATTTCGTGTTCGATGCACGCTGCCTGCCCAACCCGCATTACGACCCACAGCTGCGCCCGCTCACCGGCCGCGACCAACCAGTGATCGACTTCCTTGAGCGCGAGTCCATGGTCGGCAAATATCTGACTCACGTGCTCGGCTTCATGGAGCGCTGGCTGCCGGAGTTCGAGCGCGACAACCGCAGCTACGTCACCGTCGCCATCGGCTGTACCGGCGGCCAGCACCGCTCGGTCTACCTTGCCGAGCAACTGGGCAAGCATTTCGGCAAGACCCGCCAGACACTGGTGCGCCACCGCGAGCGGCCGGAGCTGGCGCCATTGCGCTGA
- the asd gene encoding aspartate-semialdehyde dehydrogenase has protein sequence MKKVGLVGWRGMVGSVLMQRMQEEKDFDLIEPVFFTTSQAGSAAPNFGKAAGTLKDAKSIAELSAMDVIISCQGGDYTTEIFPQLRAAGWNGYWIDAASTLRMEDDAVIILDPVNRQVIDDALGRGVKNYIGGNCTNSIMLMGVGGLFREGLVDWVSSMTYQAASGGGANHMRELLKGMGVVYGSVADELATPASAILDIDRKVAQTIRSDVPTEYFGAPLAGGLIPWIDKQLDNGQSKEEWKGQAEVNKILGNSSPTPVDGLCVRIGAMRCHSLALTIKLKKDLPLSEIEAIIKSGNDWVKWVPNDREVTVKELTPASITGGLKIGVGRVRKLNMGPEYVSAFVIGDQLLWGAAEPLRRMLRILLEK, from the coding sequence ATGAAGAAAGTAGGCCTCGTCGGCTGGCGCGGCATGGTCGGCTCGGTGCTGATGCAGCGCATGCAGGAAGAAAAGGACTTCGACCTGATCGAGCCGGTGTTCTTCACTACCTCGCAGGCTGGCAGTGCGGCGCCGAACTTCGGCAAGGCAGCCGGCACGCTGAAGGATGCGAAATCCATTGCCGAGCTGTCGGCCATGGATGTCATCATTTCCTGCCAAGGCGGCGACTACACCACCGAAATCTTCCCGCAGCTGCGCGCTGCCGGCTGGAACGGCTACTGGATCGACGCTGCCTCCACGCTGCGCATGGAAGACGACGCAGTCATCATCCTCGACCCGGTCAATCGCCAGGTGATCGACGACGCGCTCGGCCGTGGCGTGAAGAACTACATCGGCGGCAACTGCACCAACTCCATCATGCTGATGGGCGTGGGCGGCCTGTTCCGGGAAGGCTTGGTCGACTGGGTGTCGTCGATGACCTACCAAGCTGCATCGGGTGGCGGCGCCAACCACATGCGCGAACTGCTGAAGGGTATGGGCGTGGTGTACGGCTCAGTGGCCGATGAGCTCGCCACGCCGGCCTCAGCCATCCTCGACATTGATCGCAAGGTGGCCCAGACCATCCGCAGCGACGTGCCGACCGAATATTTCGGCGCTCCGCTCGCCGGCGGCCTGATCCCCTGGATCGACAAGCAGCTCGACAACGGCCAATCCAAGGAAGAATGGAAAGGCCAAGCCGAGGTGAACAAGATCCTCGGCAACAGCAGCCCGACCCCGGTCGACGGCCTGTGCGTGCGGATCGGTGCGATGCGCTGCCACAGCCTCGCGCTGACCATCAAGCTGAAGAAGGACCTGCCGCTGTCCGAGATCGAGGCCATCATCAAGTCGGGCAACGACTGGGTGAAATGGGTGCCGAACGATCGCGAAGTCACTGTGAAGGAGCTCACACCGGCTTCGATCACCGGCGGGCTTAAGATCGGCGTCGGCCGCGTGCGCAAGCTCAACATGGGCCCGGAGTACGTCAGCGCCTTTGTGATCGGCGATCAGCTGCTGTGGGGCGCCGCCGAGCCGCTGCGCCGCATGCTGCGGATTCTGCTCGAGAAGTAA
- the hpf gene encoding ribosome hibernation-promoting factor, HPF/YfiA family: protein MNLNISGHHLEVTPAIREYVTTKLDRIIRHFDSVIDVGVILSVQKLQHHIEATVHVRGRDIHVEATDEDMYAAIDLLADKLDRQVIKHKEKLMDHRGESIKYQSAATE, encoded by the coding sequence ATGAACCTCAATATCAGCGGCCATCATCTGGAAGTGACTCCGGCTATCCGTGAGTACGTCACAACCAAGCTGGATCGGATCATCCGCCACTTCGATTCCGTGATCGACGTCGGCGTCATCCTATCCGTACAGAAGCTGCAGCATCACATTGAGGCCACCGTGCACGTGCGCGGTCGTGACATCCATGTCGAAGCAACTGATGAGGATATGTATGCGGCGATCGACCTGCTCGCCGACAAACTCGACCGACAGGTCATCAAGCACAAGGAAAAGCTGATGGACCATCGCGGCGAGAGCATCAAGTACCAGTCGGCCGCCACCGAATAA
- a CDS encoding flavin prenyltransferase UbiX yields the protein MKTITLGFTGASGLPYGLRTLECLLAAGCTVHVLYTQAAQIVAKQELGETWPGRAEELAKLFHARFGVDASRLKVWGQQEWFAPMASGSNPGDGMVVVPCTMGALAAIAGGNSDNLLERAADVMLKERKTLVLVPREAPFSALHLENMLKLARLGVVILPPNPGFYHHPQSIADLVDFVVARILDQLGVPHQLMQRWGEN from the coding sequence ATGAAAACCATCACCCTCGGCTTCACCGGCGCCTCCGGCCTGCCCTACGGCCTGCGCACGCTGGAATGCCTGCTCGCCGCCGGCTGCACCGTTCACGTGCTCTACACCCAGGCAGCGCAGATCGTCGCCAAGCAGGAACTGGGCGAGACCTGGCCGGGGCGCGCCGAGGAACTGGCCAAGTTGTTTCACGCGCGCTTTGGCGTCGATGCGTCCCGGCTCAAGGTCTGGGGGCAGCAGGAATGGTTTGCGCCGATGGCCTCGGGCTCCAACCCGGGCGACGGCATGGTGGTGGTACCCTGCACCATGGGCGCGTTGGCGGCGATTGCCGGTGGCAACAGCGACAACCTGCTCGAACGCGCTGCCGACGTGATGCTCAAGGAGCGCAAGACGCTGGTGCTGGTGCCTCGCGAGGCACCGTTCTCGGCGCTGCACCTGGAAAACATGCTCAAGCTGGCCCGCCTCGGCGTGGTCATCCTGCCGCCCAACCCGGGCTTCTACCATCACCCGCAGTCGATCGCCGATCTGGTCGACTTCGTCGTCGCGCGCATCCTCGATCAGCTGGGCGTACCTCACCAGCTGATGCAGCGCTGGGGCGAAAACTGA
- a CDS encoding hemerythrin domain-containing protein: protein MRDPFATDTATFDEPIAMLHACHDRVRHYAGLLARLVAHYQVHGADEQVRQAAQAVLRYFEVAAPLHHADEDDDLFPALQARAAPELLAVMAALTAEHAGLEQDWLRWRDRLRAMLAHEAIALSQQEAEAFAARYAAHAGREEAEVYPWAERLLTADELAVLGTRMAARRRVG from the coding sequence GAGCCGATCGCCATGTTGCATGCCTGTCACGACCGGGTGCGCCATTACGCCGGCCTGCTGGCACGGCTGGTCGCCCATTACCAGGTACATGGCGCCGACGAGCAGGTGCGTCAGGCGGCTCAGGCGGTGCTGCGCTATTTCGAGGTGGCTGCGCCACTGCACCATGCGGACGAGGACGATGACCTGTTCCCGGCATTGCAGGCGCGTGCGGCGCCCGAGTTGCTGGCGGTGATGGCCGCGCTGACGGCAGAGCACGCCGGATTGGAGCAGGACTGGCTGCGTTGGCGGGATCGCTTGCGTGCGATGCTGGCGCATGAAGCGATTGCACTGTCGCAGCAGGAGGCGGAAGCATTCGCTGCGCGCTATGCGGCACATGCCGGCCGCGAAGAGGCGGAAGTCTATCCCTGGGCAGAACGGCTGCTCACCGCTGACGAGCTGGCCGTGCTGGGCACACGCATGGCGGCGCGGCGACGCGTCGGCTAG
- the ptsN gene encoding PTS IIA-like nitrogen regulatory protein PtsN, with translation MSLISKILPAGNVFLDMDVGSKKRVFEQVGILFENSHGIARSVIFDSLFAREKLGSTGLGQGVAIPHGRIKGLKEATGAFVRLKAPIPFDAPDGKPVSLIFVLLVPANATDLHLQILSELAQLFSDKAVRDELAQAPDVDAAFKLIAHWEPYAG, from the coding sequence ATGAGCCTGATTTCCAAGATACTGCCGGCCGGCAACGTCTTCCTCGACATGGACGTCGGCAGCAAGAAGCGCGTATTCGAGCAGGTCGGCATCCTGTTCGAAAACAGCCACGGCATCGCCCGTAGCGTGATCTTCGACAGCCTGTTCGCACGCGAGAAACTCGGCTCCACCGGGCTCGGTCAGGGCGTTGCCATCCCGCACGGCCGCATCAAGGGCCTCAAGGAAGCCACCGGCGCCTTCGTCCGCCTGAAGGCTCCCATCCCGTTCGATGCGCCCGACGGCAAGCCGGTCTCGCTGATCTTCGTGCTGCTGGTGCCGGCCAACGCCACCGACCTGCACTTGCAGATCCTCTCGGAGCTCGCCCAACTGTTCTCCGACAAGGCCGTGCGCGACGAACTGGCACAGGCGCCCGACGTCGACGCCGCGTTCAAGCTGATCGCTCACTGGGAACCCTACGCCGGGTAA
- a CDS encoding Gx transporter family protein: MTASATEPSANDWRVARYAALAIALSVLEAAVPSPIPGVKPGLANIVTLLVLWRHGWQDAAWVTGLRVFGAALALGGLLSPGFALSCAGSVASLATLALVRHLPRHYFGPVSLSVLAAYAHIAGQLALARAWLIPHDGIVKLLPIFMLTALIFGIVNGVIAARILGKPA; this comes from the coding sequence ATGACAGCCTCGGCTACTGAGCCCAGTGCAAATGATTGGCGCGTCGCGCGCTATGCGGCGCTCGCCATCGCGCTGTCGGTGCTGGAAGCGGCCGTGCCCAGCCCGATCCCCGGCGTGAAGCCCGGCCTCGCCAATATCGTGACCTTGCTGGTGCTATGGCGCCATGGCTGGCAGGATGCAGCCTGGGTCACCGGCTTGCGCGTGTTCGGCGCGGCGCTGGCGCTCGGTGGCTTGCTGTCACCAGGGTTCGCCCTCAGCTGTGCCGGCAGCGTGGCCAGCCTTGCCACGCTGGCACTGGTTCGGCACCTCCCCCGCCACTATTTCGGGCCGGTCAGTCTGTCGGTGCTGGCGGCCTACGCCCATATCGCCGGCCAGCTCGCGTTGGCGCGGGCCTGGCTGATTCCGCACGACGGCATCGTCAAGCTGCTGCCGATCTTCATGCTGACCGCGCTGATCTTCGGTATCGTCAATGGCGTGATCGCCGCTCGCATTCTCGGAAAACCCGCATGA
- a CDS encoding NusG domain II-containing protein — MIVACTAWQQQEAARVRLYQDGRLYAEVDLAAHRTLAIPGPLGTTTVEIDGGRARIAADPSPRQYCVRTGWLQRAGDSAVCLPNRTAIALVGQRPDYDSLGY; from the coding sequence GTGATCGTAGCCTGCACCGCTTGGCAACAACAGGAAGCGGCACGAGTCCGGCTCTATCAGGATGGCCGGCTCTATGCCGAAGTCGATCTCGCCGCACACCGCACACTGGCCATTCCCGGCCCGCTCGGGACCACCACGGTCGAGATCGACGGCGGCCGGGCTCGCATCGCCGCCGACCCCAGCCCACGCCAGTATTGCGTGCGCACCGGCTGGTTGCAGCGCGCCGGCGATAGCGCCGTCTGCCTACCCAATCGCACCGCCATCGCCCTCGTCGGCCAACGCCCGGACTATGACAGCCTCGGCTACTGA
- the dtd gene encoding D-aminoacyl-tRNA deacylase, with product MRVLIQRVTAAAVKVAGQEVGRIGPGLLALVGIEAEDGERDLDWMVAKLTKLRVFADDAGVMNRSVRDVGGEILAVSQFTLYASYSKGNRPSWGRAAPGPLSQPLFERFVAQLSVALGKPVPTGMFGADMQVELVNDGPVTLLLDTRNPE from the coding sequence ATGCGGGTATTGATCCAGCGGGTGACGGCGGCGGCGGTTAAGGTGGCCGGGCAGGAAGTAGGCCGGATCGGCCCCGGCCTGCTGGCCTTGGTGGGGATCGAGGCCGAGGACGGCGAGCGTGATCTCGACTGGATGGTGGCCAAGCTCACTAAGCTGAGGGTATTTGCCGACGATGCCGGCGTGATGAATCGCTCGGTACGCGATGTCGGCGGTGAAATCCTCGCTGTCTCGCAGTTCACGCTATATGCCAGCTACAGCAAGGGCAACCGCCCCTCCTGGGGGCGTGCCGCTCCTGGCCCGCTGTCGCAACCCTTGTTCGAGCGCTTCGTGGCCCAGTTGTCGGTGGCGCTCGGCAAGCCGGTGCCGACGGGGATGTTCGGCGCCGACATGCAGGTCGAACTCGTCAACGACGGGCCGGTTACGCTGCTGCTCGATACGAGGAATCCCGAATAG
- a CDS encoding MATE family efflux transporter gives MSQHHAVRTELKSIWQLSWPVMVGQLASTGTAFVDYVMSGHVSAADLAAVASGASVWVMLLVTLIGLNLAASPLVAHAVGANQRSGIPAIVQQALYQGVFWGAMAWCVARLALPLLDHVGLAPLVAAKAKGFLAAVSWALPAFALYRVLYAYSASLNSTKPMMVFALIGLALNVPANWVLIYGKFGLPALGAVGCGWATAFSIWITLILMLGWVRYSPHYRDTYPLRDWGRVDWAMQRQLFRLGLPMGAMFFVEVSAFSGIALLLARLGTVTVGAHQIALNMASLTFMIPSALGTAMTVRVGQALGAGDTARAHFLGRLGLQAGLVIAVALALFMLLGNHWIASWYTFEPTVRALAATLLIYAGVFQLADATQVVAAGVLRGYKVTRQPMWIHLSAFWLLGLPLGYLLTFGAGDWPGMGAAGYWLALVLALTFAAFALLWLFRRVARQALRA, from the coding sequence ATGTCGCAGCACCACGCCGTTCGCACCGAGCTGAAATCGATCTGGCAACTGAGCTGGCCGGTGATGGTTGGCCAGTTGGCCAGCACCGGCACGGCTTTTGTCGATTATGTGATGTCCGGCCATGTGTCGGCTGCCGATCTGGCTGCTGTAGCATCCGGGGCTTCGGTCTGGGTGATGCTGCTGGTGACGCTGATCGGCCTCAACCTCGCCGCCAGTCCGCTGGTGGCGCACGCGGTGGGTGCAAACCAACGCAGCGGCATTCCGGCCATCGTCCAGCAGGCGCTGTACCAGGGCGTGTTCTGGGGCGCGATGGCCTGGTGCGTGGCGCGGCTGGCGCTGCCCTTGCTCGATCACGTCGGGCTCGCACCGCTGGTCGCTGCCAAGGCCAAGGGCTTTCTCGCCGCCGTGAGCTGGGCGCTGCCGGCGTTCGCGCTGTATCGCGTGCTCTACGCGTATAGCGCCAGCCTGAATTCGACCAAGCCGATGATGGTATTCGCGCTGATCGGACTTGCGCTCAACGTGCCGGCCAACTGGGTGCTGATCTACGGCAAGTTCGGTCTGCCGGCGCTGGGTGCGGTCGGCTGTGGCTGGGCGACGGCGTTTTCGATCTGGATCACGCTGATCCTGATGCTGGGCTGGGTGCGCTATTCACCGCACTATCGCGATACCTATCCGCTGCGGGATTGGGGCCGGGTCGATTGGGCGATGCAGCGCCAGCTGTTCCGGCTGGGCCTGCCGATGGGGGCGATGTTCTTCGTCGAGGTCAGTGCGTTTTCCGGTATCGCGCTGCTGCTGGCGCGGCTCGGGACAGTGACGGTGGGAGCGCACCAGATCGCGCTCAACATGGCCTCGCTAACCTTCATGATTCCCTCGGCGCTCGGCACCGCGATGACGGTGCGGGTGGGGCAGGCGCTGGGCGCGGGTGACACGGCAAGGGCGCATTTCCTTGGTCGGCTGGGGCTGCAGGCGGGCCTCGTGATCGCGGTGGCGCTGGCGCTATTCATGTTGCTGGGCAATCACTGGATCGCCAGCTGGTACACCTTCGAGCCGACGGTGCGGGCGTTGGCAGCTACTTTGCTGATCTATGCCGGCGTGTTCCAGCTGGCCGATGCGACCCAGGTCGTCGCTGCCGGCGTGCTGCGTGGCTACAAGGTGACCCGCCAGCCGATGTGGATTCACCTGTCGGCGTTCTGGTTACTGGGCTTGCCGCTCGGCTACCTGCTGACCTTTGGCGCCGGTGACTGGCCGGGCATGGGCGCAGCCGGCTACTGGCTGGCCCTGGTGCTGGCGCTGACCTTTGCGGCCTTTGCGCTGCTATGGCTGTTCAGACGGGTGGCACGACAGGCACTGCGGGCCTGA